ACTCTCACCGATCGTCGAGTTGTACAGCACGTAGTACGTGGCAAGGCCGAGGAAGAGCATCGCGGTTCCGGCGAGCACATAGCGACTGCGCGCACCGGTGGCGATGTTTCCAGCCATGCTCAGGAAACTCGTCATCCAACGCGGCGTGAAGTGCTTGTTGTCATGCGGCGGCGGCAGGTACGCGATCATGATCGGATGCAGCAGGATCACATTGAAGATGATCGCCACGACCCAGAACGAGCCGAACATCGCTAGATTGCGCATGACCTGAATCGACGTCAGCAGGATGACCAGCAACCCGGCGGCGTCCGTGATGATGCCGAGCATCCCGGGCAGCATCAGCTTGGCCATGGCGGTGGTCGCAGTCTCGACCTTTGCTTCCGTGACCTCGTCGGGCGTGAGGTCCCGGCCCAGCTTGCTCTGCCGCCCTTCGATCTCCGCCTCGTAGTCCTCGAAGAAACGCTCGGCCATCTGGATGGTGTGAGAGATCGAGCGCGCGGTGATCAGCAGCGGAATTACGAGGATCAGCGGATCGAGAGTGATGCCGATCCAGGCGCAAAAACCCATGCCCCAGATCGTTGTCGACAAACCGGCAACCATCGGGATCGCCACGCCGTGCAACTTTCGAAAATACGCCAGGAGCAGGAAGAAGAGCACCACGATCGTAAGGAGTAGGAAGTACACGATCTCGAACGCGTGCCGCAGCACCCAGCCCGTGGCGATCGGCACTCCCGCGACATAGATATCGACCGTGCCGTCCGCTTCTTCTTCTTCCTTCAATTTCTGGAAGTAGTTGAAAAGGTCGGTGTAAGCCTGGCTATTGTCGAGTCGATGCGTGATGAAGCCCGCTGAAACGGCGGTGGCCGTGTGGTCCTTGGAAACCAGCAGGCCGTAGATCAAGCCCGGGTTCTCCTGGACCGTGCGCTTGAGCGCGAGGATCTCGTCTTCGTCTTCTGGCACTTCTTCGAGCAGAGGCTCGGGGGAAATGCCGCCATCGGGCTCGATGACCATGACCCGTGTATTGATGTGCGTGAGGCTTCGAACCTGGTAATGGTTGACGTTCGGAGCCTTGTCGACGGCATCCGTGATACGACGCACCTTCTCCAGGAAGTCGTAGTCGTAGATCTCGCCTTCCTTCTTCACGATCGCCAGGCCAATGAAACTCGCCGAGCCGAAGCGGCCCGTGAACTTGTCCTGTGCGTGAATGAAGGGATGCTCGGGATACGTGTCGCGAGCGTTCGCGTCCAGGCGGAAGCGCGTCTCGATTCCGAATAGCTGCCCGCCCTCGCCGTCCTCAGAGAGGGTCAGGTTGTAGTAGATCGCGTTGACCAGCGGGAACGCGAAAAAGAGCGTGATGCTGAGCAAGGTCATCAACGTCGCAAAGCGATTGCGCATGATGAGCCGGCCAAAGCGCATCGAGAAGGCTGCTTCCGGCAGATTCTCCTCGATGGGCTGGTTCTGTTCGTTGTCCGACATGTCCTACTCCCCCGCGCCTTCGTGAGCCGCTGCTTCGTGCTCAGCGACCGGGGGCAGTATCTGCACCCAGGTCTGTCCGCCGTCGGCCGTCTTGATCACGTGTCCACCCTGGCCCACCATCCAGCCGATCGAAGGCTCACCAAAGACGATATCCCTGAGGTAACCGTGCTTGCCCTTCGGGAAGACCCCTTCGGATCCATCGCTGTCCAGAGGTTTCCAGGTCGCTCCGCTGTCGGTACTGATTCGGCGGAGTCCCTTCTCGCCGACCGCGAGTAGTCGGCCATCATCTGCGAAGGCTGCGGAGAACAACGCCTGACGAGCATCGCTGTCGCGATACCGGAACGTCTTGCCTCCATCCTCGCTGATCAGAATGACGCCACCGAGCCCGGAGACAATGCCCGCCTTCTCATCGCGGAACTTCACATCGAACAAGAAGGGCGTCTCGATCACCTTGACGCTCGCATAGGGCCGGCCCGCAGTCTTGGACGCCTGAAATGCGGGAAGGTCTATACCTTCCGCGTCAAACGGAGTGGGGTTCAGGACCTTGATACGGTCCTGCGTGATGCCCTCGCCTTCCAGAAACTCGCGAATCTCGTCGGCTCGCTCATCCGCCAGGAAGGTATCGCCGCGCTTCCGCAGCTCCGAGGCCGTCATGAAACCCTCTATGCGTATCTTGAGATAGGGCTTGTCGGCCAGGATCTCGGCCGCATCGAAGATCGCGTCCCAACGCTCGCGCGGCACCTTGGCCGAATCGGCTGGAAAGTCGAAGTCGTCGAACTGGACGTCGCCGATGATGTCGGAGCGCGCCCAGGTTTCACCACCGTCTTCTGTGTGGAAGATGAACCCGTACTCGCCCGCGATCCAACCGACTTTGTCGCTGATGAAGAAAACATCATTGAGAAACATGTCATCGTAGAAGGGCTCACCGGCATTGAAGCGGGCGAGTTCTTCATCGGAAAAGTATTTGAAGGTCGGGTGCTCTTCGGTGACCCGGAACGAGCGATCTTCCCAGGTCTTTCCACCGTCACCCGTGTAGTAGCGCCCACCCCAGTCGCCTACGGCCCAGGCAATCTGGGGCGTGACAGCGCGCACTGCAAAAAGATGCTGCGCGGGTTTGCGCGGGATGCTCTGCTTTTCCCAGGTATCGCCACCATCCGTCGTGTGGATGACGAAGCCCCGACGGCCGACTGCCCAACCGTTGTTCTGATCCGCGAACGAGATGTCGTAGATGGATTTGGACGTCAGGCTGTCGAGTTTGCTCCAGCTCTTGCCACCGTCTCGGGTGCGATAGATCGCACCGAAGTACCCGGCGGCCCAGAGGTGATCTGGTCCCACGGCCGTTGCCGCGTACAGATCATCCGGAATATCGATCTCACCTTCGCGATACACCTCGGTGAAGTGTTGCTCGGCGCAAGCGGTCACGAAGACCAGCACCGCCACCATCGCGAAGCTCCCCACTGCCCCTCTGAGCTGAGTCCAGTCCAAAGTCCCTCCCTGACGCGGCCCTCACCATTGGACCCGCTCCTGGGCGGGACCGCGGATGGTGCGCAGTGTTCGAAATCGAGACACAGCTCCCGCTTCGGAAACAGCAACACACCGGACTGCCGTTCTATTACAAGCGCCGAACAGGTGTCAAGCTGGGTACCCTGTGAGCGAAGCCCCCCCAAGCCGACGAAAACACTATTGGAAAGTGGTATTTGGTAGGCCCTGCGCATGAGTTGCACTTTAGCATCGGGAGAGGTTGGTGCGAAATTCGAAGTCCCCATTGCGCTCACTCACGAAGGCAGCCGTCAGGCTGGCATGGGCCCGGCTAGAACCCGGTCTCGGCCCTCCAGAAAGGAGCCAGCGATCGGGCCAGATCCTGGCGGAGCACCTCGGCAGCCTGCGGGGCGTGTACACGAAGCTCGGTCAGGAACTCGCTCGCAGAAGCGACCTGTTCTCGGACGAGTTCTGCAAACCCCTGTCGGGGCTGGTCGATCGGGCTCCCGCGGTTCCTTTCGCGCTCGTGCGCAGGCAGATCGAACGCTCGCTGGGCACGCTTCAGCGTTTCTCGATGATCGACCCCGAACCCCTGGGAACCGCCTCGATCGCGCAGGTGCACCGGGCGCGAACCCAGGACGGACGGGATGTTGCGGTAAAGGTGCGTCATCCCGAACTCACGGCTGCTCGCGTCGCGGCAGACGTGCGCAGTCTGCGTCGGGCTCTGCGCGTACTGCATCCCTGGCTACGCGGACTCGACGTCGATCAGGCGGCCGAAGAGATCGGACAGACTTTGGTCGAGGAAGTCGACCTCGAACGCGAAGCCGGCATCGCCGAAGCAGTCGGCAAGAACCTGCGAGACGATGCCCGCATCGTGGTGCCCCGAGTACACTGGGACTGCACCGCAGATGGAGTCGTCACCTACGATTTCGTACCGGGTATTCGTCTAGACGATCCCGCGGCGATCCAGGCCGGCGGAGCCACCCCACAGATTTGCGCAGATATCGCGAGCGATGCATACGGCCTGCAAATCTTCGCTCACGGCCTGTTCCACGCAGATCCGCATGCGGGCAATCTGTTCCTGGTGGACGAAGCCAATCCCGCCGCACCGGCGGGCGGCCCCGGGCCGCGACTCCTGTTTCTAGACTTTGGTCTGGCACAGCAGCTTGAACCAGAATTGGTCGACGAGCTGCGTCTCGGCTTCAAAGCACTGCTGATCCGGGACGTCGACGCATTGCTGGCCGGATTACAGCGCGCTGGAGTCCTGATTCCAGGACGCGAAAAACAAGCCCG
This is a stretch of genomic DNA from bacterium. It encodes these proteins:
- a CDS encoding AarF/ABC1/UbiB kinase family protein yields the protein MRNSKSPLRSLTKAAVRLAWARLEPGLGPPERSQRSGQILAEHLGSLRGVYTKLGQELARRSDLFSDEFCKPLSGLVDRAPAVPFALVRRQIERSLGTLQRFSMIDPEPLGTASIAQVHRARTQDGRDVAVKVRHPELTAARVAADVRSLRRALRVLHPWLRGLDVDQAAEEIGQTLVEEVDLEREAGIAEAVGKNLRDDARIVVPRVHWDCTADGVVTYDFVPGIRLDDPAAIQAGGATPQICADIASDAYGLQIFAHGLFHADPHAGNLFLVDEANPAAPAGGPGPRLLFLDFGLAQQLEPELVDELRLGFKALLIRDVDALLAGLQRAGVLIPGREKQARAAAERAFEAGAADALGAQAAGIQALKGLAKEVFRESRAFRLPRQLLLYARTLAYVYDLVEQIAPGTDPMRKLLPHVLRFVTQAREPGETAVSESASEA